The genomic interval TTACTATCTTTCCTGGCGGATCTGGTATTAAACGAAGTATAGACATGGCAGTTACACTTTTACCGCACCCTGATTCTCCTACTATCCCTATGGTTTTTCCAGAATCTACTGAAAAGCTAACTCCATCTACAGCTTTTACCACTCCATCATCTGTATAAAAGTAAGTTTTTAAATCCGTAACTTCTAATAATTTAGACATATTCTACCCTCCTATCCTTATTTAGACTTGGGATCTATAGCATCACGTAGCCCATCACCAAGCAAATTTATACTCATAACTGCCATAAATATACACAATCCAGGCGGTAACCATAGCCATACTCTATTCTTTAGCACATATATATCCCGTGCGTTTTGAACTAAGTTACCCCAAGTAGGCACTGGTGGTGTCACCCCAAGACCAAGGAAAGATAGTCCAGCCTCACTAAGTATTGCTCCCGCCATTCCTAATGTGGCACTAACTATAATATATCCGACAGTATTTGGTATTAGATGCCTCCAAATAATTTTTCTGTCTCTTATACCTAAAGCTTTGGCAGCAAGGATAAATTCTTGCTCTCTTAAGGAAAGTATTTGTCCTCTAACCATCCTAGCAAGACCAGGCCAACTTAACAATCCTATAATCATCATAACTATATACATTTTATGTTCTGGCTTAACACGAACTCCTACTACAGCAGATATGGTAATTGCCAAAGGCATGAAAGGAAAGGACATGACTATTTCAACTAACCTCATAAGCAAGTTGTCTATCCAGCCTCCATAATATCCTGCTAATCCTCCCACTAAAGAACCTACTATTACTTGAATTATAACAGCAAAAAGTCCCACTTTCATGGAAACTCTTCCACCGTATAAAATTCTTGCCAAATAGTCTCTACCTAACTCATCTGTGCCTAATATATGCTCTTTAGATGGTTTTTGGTTGATTTTAGTAAAATCCATTTCATAAGGATCATGTGGTGTTAAATAAGGTGCAAATGCTACTGCTAACACCATTAAAACTAGTATTATAAGACCAGCCATGGCAACTTTATTTTTTCTAAATTTTCTCCTCACTAATTTCCAGGGAGTTAATATCTCCTGCTCTTTCTGGCTATTATCATCTATTTGACTCAGTTTTTCATCTTCAATTATTTTACTTTTATCAGTCATGTTTACCCTCCTTTGACTAATCAGTTTTAATTCTTGGGTCTACAAGTGCATAGCCAATATCTGCTAATAGATTACCAAGTAAAGTCAGTAATGCAAAAAACATATTAAGTGCCATCAGCAAGTTGTAGTCTCTATTATTAATTGCATCCATCATAACATTTCCTATTCCAGGCCATATAAATACTCTTTCCAAAATAACAGCCCCTGAAAAAAGTGAAGGTATAGTAAACCCTATTATTGTTACAATAGGAATTAAAGCATTTCTAAATGCATGTCTATATATAACCACCTTCTCTTCTAATCCCTTTGAACGAGCTGTACGTATATAGTCTTGATTTATAACTTCCAACATGCTAGTCCTAGTATATCTG from Tepidimicrobium xylanilyticum carries:
- the opp4C gene encoding oligopeptide ABC transporter permease gives rise to the protein MTDKSKIIEDEKLSQIDDNSQKEQEILTPWKLVRRKFRKNKVAMAGLIILVLMVLAVAFAPYLTPHDPYEMDFTKINQKPSKEHILGTDELGRDYLARILYGGRVSMKVGLFAVIIQVIVGSLVGGLAGYYGGWIDNLLMRLVEIVMSFPFMPLAITISAVVGVRVKPEHKMYIVMMIIGLLSWPGLARMVRGQILSLREQEFILAAKALGIRDRKIIWRHLIPNTVGYIIVSATLGMAGAILSEAGLSFLGLGVTPPVPTWGNLVQNARDIYVLKNRVWLWLPPGLCIFMAVMSINLLGDGLRDAIDPKSK